From the genome of bacterium:
AAGCGGTCTTAACAATTTAGGGCAACTTGGAATAAACTATACCTCTCAAAATGAGGCAGATAAGCAGGTCTTAACTTTAGATAATGACAAACTTTTAGGGATTGTGAGTATATCAGCTGGAATTTCCCATTCTCTTGCTCTTAGTTATGATGGCACAATATACTCTTGGGGAAACAACAATAAAGGAGCACTCGGAGACGGAACAACTATACAAAGTGCAGGAGCAGTAAAAGTAAAGTCACCAGACGGAACAGAATATTTCTCTTGTATAACACAAGTATCTGCTGGCGCTGCACACTCTGCCGCTATTATGATGGACGGCACCCTTTGGACTTGGGGAGACAACTCTTCTGGACGACTTGGTATAAACTCTACCGAAGATAAAAGGTTACTACCAACACAGGTAAAAGGAGTGATGGGTAGAGGGTATTTATTAGATATTGTTTCTGTTTCATCTGGTTCAGAATATACCCTTGCGTTATCAAAAGACGGAAAAGTTTACGCTTGGGGAGGAAACTTATATGGGCAGTTAGGTAACGGCTTTTCAGGGGAAGAACATAACTCTTATGTGCCTGTTTTGGTTCAAAACTTAACAGATATTATTAGTATATCAGCAAACCGTTATATGACTGGAAGCCTACCACAGTTTTCTGTTGCTTTAAAAAAAGATGGTAGCGTCTGGGTCTGGGGAGACGGTAGCAGCGGACAACTTGGTAATGGAACTTCTGGAGATAATGCTAATAGCAATATCCCTTTAAAAGTTTCAAACCTAACAAATATTAAAGAAATAAAAGCTGGATATAACCATATATTAGCATTAAAAAACGATGGAACTATTTGGGCTTGGGGAGACAACTATTCTGGACAACTTGGTGATGGTACTACTGAAAGAAGAACAACTCCTGTGCAAGTAAAAGGTTCTGATGGGGCAGGGGTTCTTACAGATATTATATCTATCTCTGCAGGTATCAACTATTCAATGGCTCTTCAGAGTGATGGAACTATATTGTATTGGGGCGATGGCACACAAGAAATGTTTGCTCAAGATCTTCTCGGTCGCAACCCTTTACCAATAGACCATCCAAATTGTCAAGTTGACACATCTGTTGAGGTGGTATACCTAAAAATATCTACCCTCCCTAAAGATGTAGGCACACTTTTCCCGCCACAAGGTATTCACGCATACAACCCCGGAACAGAAGTTAACGTAAGAGCAAGTGGAGAGAGTGGTTACTTTTTCTCTCATTGGAACCAAGGGACAAGTTCTTCTTCTGAGTATAATACCATTATAATGGATACAGATAAAAGTGTTACAGCGTTTTTTGAAAAACCCTTTTATGGTAAAGGAGATATAAATAAAGACGGGGTGATAAACATACAAGACGTAATACTTGCCTTAAGAATGTCAATATCACTACCTTTAACTATAGGTTTTGAAACCTTATCTGCTCCTTACTTACAAAATGTTAAAACATCCGCAGATATAAATAGCGATGGAGAAGTAAATATATCTGACGTAATACTTATACTTCGGCTTGCTTTAGATTTAGATATAAGTGCAGACCCTTACCAACCAAGACAAGTTGTAGGGGGAGAAACAACTACTGAAGAAGTAGTTAAAGATATATCAGCAGGCGAAGAATGTGTAGCAACTTTAAAAGACGGCACAAAAGTTGAACTTCCTGCTTTAAGTAAAGATTATTCTTTAACGCTCTCACGTGTTTCTAACTATCTTAACCTTGACGATGAGTTTTCTCTTAACCCAGAAGACAACGTCTCACCTCAGGTAAGCGGTAGTTTAAGGACACTTAACCTGATATTTGATTCAGTTCTTTCAGATACAGAAAAACTACAATGTATACCTACAATAACCATCCCTAAAAAAGAGGTAGGCACTCTTAATCCTGATACAATAAATATTCTTAGAGTTGTGGAGAGAATAGTTGAAGGCAGAGTAGAAAGAGAGTACACACTCTTGCCTACACATTTTGACAATGCAGGTAACCTTACTACAAAAGATATATATCTACCTAACCAACTTTTTAAAGTAGAAACATTATCTAACGGGATAAAGTCAGGTCTCCCACCTATAAATGTAAACTATTCATCTATAACTTTTCAAGGGACAATAAATTGGAAACAAAAAAGCAGATTGATACGGACTGTCCCATATATTCAATCTGAAGAAAAAAGGATGCCTTTATTTATGCTCTCAGAAGAGGTGCAAGAGTGGGAACTAAAAAAACCCATAAAAAATGTAGTAGTTTTAGTTCACGGACATAACGAATCAGAAAAGACAGGCCTTCAAGGGCAGTTTCAACCTAACGCTCCTTTCCCGTGGGAAGTAGATTATAAGGTTGATGTTTGGAAAGGTCTATACGAGGTCTTTATTAAAGAGTATTTTGATTTTAACTCCTGCACCGTCTTTTATGAGTTTGTATATCCTACGTGGCGACCCATATTTAACCATTTAGATAAAGAGTTGGTTGACCAGATAACATCAGAGTTAAGCACACAACTTGCTCTTAATAAAACAGAAAAAGATAGTATGCCATTTAACCTATTTATAGTGGCACACTCTATGGGTGGGGTTGTCTCAAGAGCAGGTATAGTAAAGTTTCCAGAAGACCTTGAAGAGAGGTTCCAGAAATTTATTTCTTGGGGTAGCCCTCATAGGGGCGCAGCAATGTATTCCCTTAGATACCAGGTAACAAGCCCTGCTTATACCGCAAAAACTTGGACTGGTTCACTTATAAGTTCAATAATGTCAGCTTATGTGTCAAGGACAGTAATAGACGCACCCGGTATAATGGATTTACGTTGGGCTAACGGCACAGGAGCAAGTAGACGTTCACTTAAACTTGACGATTATTTTGAAGTTAAAGATGAATATAAAACTCAAAGTAGTGTCTACGACCTAAGGAGTGGTTCGTTGATATATAATGAACGTCTTGAACAACTAAATGCTTCAGATAACAGGGGCGATAAATACACCTTTATGTACGGTATAACAGGTAAAGGAGTGGCTTTAAGTGAGATATCTGATATGGGATTTAGTAAACTTAAAGAGGTCCTTTCGGCAGGCGAAATAGCCATAGGTGCAACCATAAACAGGTTTCTTGTAGATAAGGGTTCATCAAGTTATTTAGGTTTTATGGAATCAGATAGCGATGGTGCTGTTCCAATAACAAGTATGACAGGGCTTGGGCTTCTGCCTACAGCAACACATTCTTTAGGTAGAGGTGTTGACCACGAATCTTACTACGGCGCAGATGCTCAAGAGACAGCAGAAAAAACCTTTGAACTACTCGGTTTTAGGACTAATCCGGAATACGACCCACCTGAGATAACTTTTACCGACCTAATGGAAAACCAACCTTTACCAGTAGATGAAAACGGAAATATATCTATAGAAGGTCAACTTGATTGGAAAAGCCCAAGAAACCTTACAAAAGGAGTAAAAGATATAAAATTTTATAAATATACCCATGCTTATGACTCTCAACACGGCCTTAACTGGGAAGGTCAAGAGGTAGAAGGGATTACTTCAGAAGATTGGAGTATAGATAAGGATGGAAACTTTACCCTTTCTTGTAATATACCAGAATCTCATAAGGTGTACGCTATAAAAGTATCTATAATTTTTCAAGATGATACAGAATTGCAAGAAGTAGTTATGCTTGGTTCTCCTGAAGAAAACGAAGAGAGCAACGATGGCGAAACAATCAACTGGTCGCTTACAGGTCTTGACAGAGTGTTTTGTTTGGGTAACCGTATAGATAGCTTTAATGTTATGAATTCCTTATACTACTACCAAAAACCTGAAGCAGGTGAAACACCTAATATATATATAAATACTTATACTTATCCCTCTTTTAAGGCACCAGGTTATACACACCAACTCTTTGCAGGGCAATACGAAACTTCCGAGAGAGACCCTCTAAATGCTACAGATTTGGCGATTTTGTGGGATATAGAGGAAGAAGAGGCGCCTGAAGAATTAGATTTTATGGAAATAGGTTTATCAACCTCTTACCAAGAGGAGAATACATTTATTATTAGTTACGGGGTATATCCTCATTCTTCTGTATCTGGTAGCGTTAAAAGAGTAAGCGTTATTATGTTACCTATAGCCAGAAAAGAAAGAGAAGAGTTTCTACCGCTTTATTGTAGACCTCAAGAACTACCTGAGGAATAACTTACTCCAATTCTCCTCTCCCCCCATTCCTTCTTTGCGAGGAATATAAGGCAATCCTCCGAGGTTTGCAGAAATAAGGAGTTTTTGCCTTCTACTCTTGGGTCTTGTCCCGAGTATCTCCGAGGGAGGAGAAGGATCAAGGATGAGGGGTATTTTGCTTTTGTTGTTTTTGCGAGCGTTTACCAGCGTGGCAATCTCCTATTTCATCCTTACTATTGGTCTTTTCCACCTTTAAAGGGTATAATAATATGTTAAAATTTGTAAAATATTTGCAATATTCTACAAGGAGAAGCATCAATGAAAAACAGACAATTTACCTTAATAATCTTTTTATCATCTCTTATCTTCTCTACCTTGTTAAGCGCCTCCCCGCATAAAACAGGCCTTCGCCCGATGACCTCTGAAGAGAAAGCCCGTATCTTACCTAAAATGTTCACTATAACAGAACCTCAACGTCTAACAAAAAAATCTCTCCCCATATCTGTTGTAAATATTACACATCTACCTGTTGTTACAAGTCAAGGGAATTTAGGTAGTTGTGCCGCTTATGCTACCTGCTACTATATGAAGACATTTCAGGAAGCAAAAGAGAACAAATGGATAAGACCCAACCCTTCAAAAAACCCCGAACGGATAGCCAGCCCTGCCTGGGGATATAATGTTGCTCCCAGAAGTTTGTCTTTTGGTGCTCTGGCTGTCAGCCATTATGTTGTAGCAGATTATATATGTGAATATGGTATAGCCAGCTGGGAAGAGATGCCTTACAACCCAGATCCAAATAACTACGACTGGGAAGCATGGCCTACCCAAGAAGTATGGAAACGTGGTCTTAAGTGGAGAGGCAAACAGGCAGGAGAGATAAAGATACACTCCCCGGAAGGGTTGGAAGCATTAAAAGAGTATCTTGCTGAAGAAAATGTTGCTGTGATTACCACCCCCGTCTATTCAAATTTTGACCTTTACCCTTCAGGTGAGTTTACCAACAACGGTGTTCTTTATGGCAACACCAATGTAGGATTTCGCGGACCTCACGCTATAACAGTTATAGGGTATGATGATGATAAAGAGTATTACGATTCAATTGAAGGTAAATATAAAAAAGGCGCTCTTTTAGCAGTCAACTCCTGGGGTACAGAGTGGGGCGTTGAAGAACCGTCAGCTGGTACCAGAGGGTTTGTATGGCTTGCTTACGACTATATCCTTTCAAAACAGAATGGAGACCCCAACGCCCTTATTATAATTGACAGAATAGATTACAAACCCAACCTGTTTGGTATTATAGGTATCAACCATACAAGAGGCAGGACCCTATTTATGAATATCTGTGCGGGCTATAAGGAACACCTTGACTGGCCTGTCCAGAACCCTCTCTGGAAAAAGGAGGCATTCCCTGTCAGTAACCAGTATTCCCTTAACGATACCATTGTTATAGATCTTACGGACTTTGCCCATTACGAAGGGTTGGGCTGGCATCTGGAGGTCTTTCAGATGAGCAGTTTTGGCGGGGAAGGTGAAATCAACTATTTTGCTATACAGAAAGGAGACGATATCCTTTATATCTCTCCAGATACTCCGAAAGCATCTGTGAATAACTGGTTTATTTATATGAAAACAGGCGCTTTTACTGATATCAATGACTTATTTGGCGGGGTTAAGATAGACCTTGGAGCGATAAGTTGGGCTGATTTTAATAATGACGGGCTACCGGATTTACTCATCTCAGGAGGCGATAGGAGAGATGTTGGAAGTATCTTTGAGGTAGGGGAACCCTCAACACTTATTTTTATAAATAATGGTGATGGAACCTTTCAGGATGGTATAACCGGCGGGCTACCCCAGTTATCTCAGAGCATACTTGCTGTTGCTGACTATAATAACGACGGCTACCCCGATGTAGCCATACACGGAACAATCAAAGAAACAAAAGAGAGAATAACTCGGGTATATCATAACAACGGAGACAACACTTTTACGCTTCTTAATATTACTCTACCAACTGTTGATGTAAATGCTCTTACTTGGGCTGATATTGATAACGACGGTAAAGTTGACCTGGTAATAAGCACAGGCACCCAAACCTCCGGAGATACAGGCGAAACACTCATATATAAAAATTATGGTGATGGAAGGTTTGAGGTCGTATTTCAACCGATAAATGCTTCCGGCACCCTTGCCTGGGCTGATATTGATAACGATGGTTGGGTAGATTTTGCTGTATCAGGCAGAAATAAGACAGCAATATATAAGAATATGAAAGACGGTATTTTTAGAGAGGTATATATCGACTTTCCAAAATTCTCACAGTCATCACTTCTCTTTGGGGATTATAATAACGACGGGTTTCTTGATTTAATAATAACAGGTAAAAGAGAAGAAGCGGTATCAACTCCCTATACAGTCATTTATAAAAATAATAGAGGAGATGGAACCTTTGTCCCTATTGAAGCAGACCTTGACCCCCTCTTTTGGGGTTCTGTCGCTATGGGGGATATAAATAATGACGGGCTACCCGACCTGGTAATCACGGGGCGAACCAGAGATGTTTATGAAGAGTTACCTTTAACAGTTAACAGAGCAGATATATATATCAACATTGGTGACGGCTCTTTTCAGAATACCTGTGCAGAGTTTGAAAAAGTTTCTATTGCTTCGGACTCCTCCCTTATATCTTATAACAACCTTGCTCTTGTTGATTACGATAAGGACGGAGATCTGGACATATTCCTTAACGGCACCAGAACAGTTGTCTATCCTTCTAAACCGGAAGATATATATACCGGTATTCAGAAGAGTTTGATTTTTGATAATGGGGTAGGTGTTGCTAATACTCCTCCAACGCCTCCAACAGAACTTAACTCTTCCCCCGGTTACACAGAAGGGGCTATAACCCTCTCTTGGGGCGAAGGAAATGATATAGAGACTCCTTCCGACGGGCTATACTACAATTTAAGGGTGGGCAGCAGCCCCGGTGGAATAGATATTGTCAGCCCTGTTAACCGTCTTATAACTCCCGGTGGAGTACCTCTCCAATCAAGGACTTCTATTTTAACCGGTCTGTCTTCTGGTACGTACTACTGGGCAGTCCAGACAATAGATGCTGGTAAAGAGGTATCCGACTGGAGCAATGAAGGCTCTTTTACAATTGCTCCCTATACCCAAACTTATAACCTTTATATAACATTAAGCCAGCCAGAAGAGTATGGAACAACAGATCCACTTCCCGGCATACATATATACAACTCTGGTTCTCAATGTGTGGTTGAAGCTATCCCTTATGGGGGTTACAAATTTAGCCACTGGTCAGGAGACGTCCCAACACCTTCACAAAACCCTCTGACTCTGACAACGGACAGAGTACGGGTTATCAGCCCACATTTTAAGACATTCTACGATATCTCCCCTGAGTGGACCAGCCTTTTCACTCCTACCTGGAGCAGAAAGACCGAACATTCCACAGTTGTTTTTGAGGGTAAACTCTGGGTTTTGGGCGGGCGGTACTCGTCTACCCTTAATAACGAGGTAAGATACTCAGAAGACGGTATCATATGGCATATAGCAACAAGTTCAGCCCCGTGGTCAAAAAGGTATTCTCATTCAGCCCTTGTTTTTAACGACAGGATATGGATTATAGGCGGGCTTGGTTCAAGCGGGCAGATACTCAACGATATCTGGTCGTCTGATAACGGGTTTAACTGGACACTTGAAGTGGAAGATACCCCTTGGACTCGAAGAAGTTACTTCTCCTCTGCCGTTTTTGGCGGTAAGATGTGGATTATAGGCGGTTGGAATAATAAGAATACTTTTTATAACGATATCTGGTCATCTTCCGATGGAGTCAACTGGACGCAGGAGGTGTCTTCAGCCCAATGGTCTGCAAGAGAAGGCCACGCTTCTGTCGTCTTTAATAATAAACTCTGGGTTATAGGTGGAAACCAGGGTGTCTCTCAAAGCGTAAGTGATGTCTGGTACTCTTCTGACGGTATCTTTTGGGAAGAGGCAACCTCACAGGCGGGCTGGTCTCCAAGAAGAAACCATTCAGTAGTTGAGATGGACGGAAAGTTATGGCTCTTAGGCGGGAGGGTAGATAATAACGGTTGGGGCTACTTAACTGAACCCACAAACGAGATATGGTATTCACTTGACGGCTCTGTCTGGGGTTGTTGTGAAACAAGCCCTAATTGGGGACCTTTATTCGGGCATACCTCTACCTTTTTTAAAGAGAAACTATGGCTTTTAAGCGAAGATACCAATATCTGGTATACCACCAACCCTGATTTTCCCGATACCTTCACACTGGGCTTATCAGCGGGGGAGGGTGGCACAACCTTACCGTCACCGGGGTACTATTATGACGTACTAAATAAAGAGTTTCACTTAAAGGCAGTTGCCTCCTACGGCTACAAATTCAAAAATTGGGAAGGCGAAGTTGATAGCCCTGAAAGCGAAACAACTACTCTTACCCTTAATAAGAACAAAACAGTTAAAGCCAACTTTGAAAAGATTGAAAGGTTCACACTAACAGTCACATCCCCTGTTGGTTTAGGTACTACCTATCCAACACCTCAGGCATATACCTACCCTGAAGGTGAAATTGTAGAACTTAAAGCAATACCCTCACATAGACACACCTTCTTACACTGGGAAGGAGACGTTTTTGATGCCAGCTCTCCTTCAACAAAAATTCTAATGGATGACGACAAGACCATTACAGCCCATTTTATTCCAGACCCGTTTGCCTTACCTGTTAATATAGACGGAGGTGATAACCATACCGTTTTTTTACAGGAAGGAAACGTCTGGGTTTGGGGAGATAATACAACTGGACAGTTAGGTAACGGCACTCTTATACTCTCAGATAAACCTTTTGCTTACTCTGTTTTATCCTCTATAAAAGAGGTATCAGCCGGTAGCAACCATACTGTCGCCTTGCAAGCAAACGGAAGCGTCTGGTCTTGGGGTTCAAACGAGTTCGGGCAACTCGGTATCAACTCAAATATCCTCTATAAAGAAGTGCCAACCCTTATTTCAGGGTTATCAAAAATAATTGAAATATCAACTGGGGGACACCACACAATCGCCTTAAAATCGGATGGCACTCTCTGGTCTTTTGGGCTAGATGACTCCTACCAGTTGGGTTTAGGGCTCACAAACTCAGCTCTACCAAGAACCTCTCCGGCGCAGGTCTTATCCTCAACGGGTAGCGGTTACTTAAGCGATATAAAAGGTATATCAGCCGGGTACGCCCACAACCTTGCATTAAAACAGGACGGAACCCTCTGGTCGTGGGGAGACAATACATTCGGCCAACTCGGAACAGGCAACAGAACATACAGCTCCCTTCCTCTAAAAGTAGCCGGTTCTACAGAGATAAAAGGTATATCAGCCGGCGGTCTCGGCCTTATGGGTAGCCACTCTCTTGCTGTTGACTCAAATGGTAACGTCTGGTCGTGGGGCGCAAATAATAAAGGTCAACTTGGTAACGGAGCCAACGAAGATGGCTTGATACCAGAAAAGGTAAGAGGAGAAGATGGGGTAGGGTACCTTCAAAATATTAGGCAGGTATCAGCTGGTGGCAGGCATTCTCTTGCTCTCGATAAAGATGGCAATATCTGGGCATGGGGAGATAATACTTACGGTCAACTTGGAGACGGCACAAATAATGATACTAACGTTTCTGTAAGGGTTGCGGGAGGAGAAAAGTTTGTTCAGATATCTACCGGCACAAGGCATAGCATAGCAATAGATACAGATGGACAAGTATGGGTTTGGGGCTTTAATCTCAAGGGACAACTTGGCAATGGTAACCGGGTTAACTCAAATATACCAGTACTACTTGAAGGTATAAAACTAAATCTTACACCTTATCTTTTAAACATATCATCTAATCCTTCAAACGGTGGGAGCACAACACCATCTGGCACAAAAAAATGTATTCCCAACACAACCGTTGATATAAGAGCACTTGCAGGGGAGAGGTATAAATTTATTGGTTGGTCGGGAGAGGTTACATCAGATGAAACCTCAATAAGCGTTTATATGGACGGATATAAGAGTGTTGAAGCGCTCTTTGAACTCAAACCAGAAATAAAAGCAACACTTACTATGAGATGTAACCCACCTAATGCGGGGGTTCTTATGCCTTCCGAAGGTGAACACGAGTTTGAGGTTGGTAGTTTAGTCAATATATCTGTTCTTCCCGGTTACAGATATACCTTTACCGGTTGGAGTGATAACGTTTCTAACCCTTCCGCCAACGAAACCAATATACAACTTAACGAAGATACGGTTATTGTTGCCAATTTCGTTAAAGATGATTTTAAGGCAGTACCACAAATATCCGCTGGGCGAACACACAATCTCACCTTAAAAGATGATAGCGGGGTTATGGCAAGTGGGCGCAACGAGTGGGGGGAACTGGGGATAAATAATGAGAAGGTTACAGACAGAGGTAACGCCATTGTAACTTCAGTTGAAGGCAGTAACGAGCTTTATCTAAAAGGTATAATAAAAATCTCTGCAGGTTATGGACATTCACTTACCCTTTCCTATGACGGCACTATCTGTTCCTGGGGCTTAAACTCCTCAGGCGAGATCGGAGACGGAACAACCACCAACAGGTTTAGGCCTGTCAAGGTTAAATCACCGGACGGTACGGGAGAGCTTTCTGGTATAATAGAGATATCAGCCGGTGTTAGCCATTCTGTCGCTGTTAAGATGGACGGTACACTCTGGGCGTGGGGAGATAATACTTACGGACAACTCGGTATAAACTTAACTGAAAGGAAAACTCTTCCTGTACAGGTGCGCGGGGTAATGAATAACGGGTTTTTATCAGGGGTTGTCGGGGCATCAGCCGGCGAGAACCACACTCTGGCTTTGTTGAATAACGGCACGGTATATAGCTGGGGACGAAACTCACACGGGCAGTTGGGTAACGGCTCTTCAGGTGAAGGAAACGACAGATATACCCCTGTTAAAGTGACCGGCTTAACAGATGTTATAAAGGTAGAAGCCGGTAAAAACTTATCAATGGCTCTTAAGAGCGACGGTACACTCTGGGTTTGGGGGGACGGTAGCAGAGGTCAGCTGGGCAACGGGTTATCTGGTAGTGACCTTTTTGCTTCTCTACCTCAACAGGTCCTCGGGCTAACTAATATTAAAGATATATCCTCAAAAGACTACCACGTACTTGCCTTAAAGAATGATGGTACTGTCTGGTCTTGGGGAGATAACTGGTGGGGACAACTTGGCGACGGTACTTCAAATAATTCAAGTGCAATTCCTGTACAGGTAAAGGACCCCGAAGGCAGGGGTTTTCTTTCAGATATTATATCTATCTCTACCAATTATGGTTACTCAATGGCTCTAAAAAGCGATGGTACCGTCTGGTTCTGGGGATGGAACTATGGCTATCTCTTTGGCAAGGATAACTCCAATATATCAGCTTTACTACCTTATCAGTACCCGGACTGCGATTTAGATACATCAGTCGAGGTAATTTACCTAACAATGGCTCTACTTCCTAAAAATGCCGGTAATATCTTCCCGCCAGAAGGTATCCACGCATACAATCCCGGGACTGAAGTCAACGTTAGGGTAGAAGCAAATCCGGACTACCTCTTCTCCCGCTGGAGTGAAGGAACTACTCCTTACGCCACATATAACACAATTTTAATGGACTCTACAAAGAACGTTACAGCATACTTTGAGAAACCATTTACAGATATAGGAGATATAAATAAAGATGGAATAGTTGATATACAGGATGTTATACTTGCTCTTCGTATGTCTATAGAACTACCTTTAAATATAGGTTTTTCAACCCAGTCGTACCCTTACCTCTCCGATACCAAAAAAGCAGGGGATATGAATATCGACGGAAGAGTAGATATATCAGACGTAATCCTTATACTCAGGTTTGCTCTTAGGTTGGATATTCCTCCTACCGACCCTTACCAACCGAAGCAGGTTGTAAGTGGTGCGACGACCTCTGAGAGCGTGAGTAAAGACATACAAGCAGAAACAGAAGGTGTAGCCGACTTGAAAGACGGCACAAAGGTTAAAATACCTTTACAAAATAAGGGTTATAATCTCACACTTTCAAGGGTTTCAAACCATATCAATCTTAACGAAGACCTTTCCCTCAACGCACAGGACGACTCTTCACCTCAGATAAGCGGTTCTCTGAGAGTCCTTGAGAT
Proteins encoded in this window:
- a CDS encoding FG-GAP-like repeat-containing protein, whose translation is MKNRQFTLIIFLSSLIFSTLLSASPHKTGLRPMTSEEKARILPKMFTITEPQRLTKKSLPISVVNITHLPVVTSQGNLGSCAAYATCYYMKTFQEAKENKWIRPNPSKNPERIASPAWGYNVAPRSLSFGALAVSHYVVADYICEYGIASWEEMPYNPDPNNYDWEAWPTQEVWKRGLKWRGKQAGEIKIHSPEGLEALKEYLAEENVAVITTPVYSNFDLYPSGEFTNNGVLYGNTNVGFRGPHAITVIGYDDDKEYYDSIEGKYKKGALLAVNSWGTEWGVEEPSAGTRGFVWLAYDYILSKQNGDPNALIIIDRIDYKPNLFGIIGINHTRGRTLFMNICAGYKEHLDWPVQNPLWKKEAFPVSNQYSLNDTIVIDLTDFAHYEGLGWHLEVFQMSSFGGEGEINYFAIQKGDDILYISPDTPKASVNNWFIYMKTGAFTDINDLFGGVKIDLGAISWADFNNDGLPDLLISGGDRRDVGSIFEVGEPSTLIFINNGDGTFQDGITGGLPQLSQSILAVADYNNDGYPDVAIHGTIKETKERITRVYHNNGDNTFTLLNITLPTVDVNALTWADIDNDGKVDLVISTGTQTSGDTGETLIYKNYGDGRFEVVFQPINASGTLAWADIDNDGWVDFAVSGRNKTAIYKNMKDGIFREVYIDFPKFSQSSLLFGDYNNDGFLDLIITGKREEAVSTPYTVIYKNNRGDGTFVPIEADLDPLFWGSVAMGDINNDGLPDLVITGRTRDVYEELPLTVNRADIYINIGDGSFQNTCAEFEKVSIASDSSLISYNNLALVDYDKDGDLDIFLNGTRTVVYPSKPEDIYTGIQKSLIFDNGVGVANTPPTPPTELNSSPGYTEGAITLSWGEGNDIETPSDGLYYNLRVGSSPGGIDIVSPVNRLITPGGVPLQSRTSILTGLSSGTYYWAVQTIDAGKEVSDWSNEGSFTIAPYTQTYNLYITLSQPEEYGTTDPLPGIHIYNSGSQCVVEAIPYGGYKFSHWSGDVPTPSQNPLTLTTDRVRVISPHFKTFYDISPEWTSLFTPTWSRKTEHSTVVFEGKLWVLGGRYSSTLNNEVRYSEDGIIWHIATSSAPWSKRYSHSALVFNDRIWIIGGLGSSGQILNDIWSSDNGFNWTLEVEDTPWTRRSYFSSAVFGGKMWIIGGWNNKNTFYNDIWSSSDGVNWTQEVSSAQWSAREGHASVVFNNKLWVIGGNQGVSQSVSDVWYSSDGIFWEEATSQAGWSPRRNHSVVEMDGKLWLLGGRVDNNGWGYLTEPTNEIWYSLDGSVWGCCETSPNWGPLFGHTSTFFKEKLWLLSEDTNIWYTTNPDFPDTFTLGLSAGEGGTTLPSPGYYYDVLNKEFHLKAVASYGYKFKNWEGEVDSPESETTTLTLNKNKTVKANFEKIERFTLTVTSPVGLGTTYPTPQAYTYPEGEIVELKAIPSHRHTFLHWEGDVFDASSPSTKILMDDDKTITAHFIPDPFALPVNIDGGDNHTVFLQEGNVWVWGDNTTGQLGNGTLILSDKPFAYSVLSSIKEVSAGSNHTVALQANGSVWSWGSNEFGQLGINSNILYKEVPTLISGLSKIIEISTGGHHTIALKSDGTLWSFGLDDSYQLGLGLTNSALPRTSPAQVLSSTGSGYLSDIKGISAGYAHNLALKQDGTLWSWGDNTFGQLGTGNRTYSSLPLKVAGSTEIKGISAGGLGLMGSHSLAVDSNGNVWSWGANNKGQLGNGANEDGLIPEKVRGEDGVGYLQNIRQVSAGGRHSLALDKDGNIWAWGDNTYGQLGDGTNNDTNVSVRVAGGEKFVQISTGTRHSIAIDTDGQVWVWGFNLKGQLGNGNRVNSNIPVLLEGIKLNLTPYLLNISSNPSNGGSTTPSGTKKCIPNTTVDIRALAGERYKFIGWSGEVTSDETSISVYMDGYKSVEALFELKPEIKATLTMRCNPPNAGVLMPSEGEHEFEVGSLVNISVLPGYRYTFTGWSDNVSNPSANETNIQLNEDTVIVANFVKDDFKAVPQISAGRTHNLTLKDDSGVMASGRNEWGELGINNEKVTDRGNAIVTSVEGSNELYLKGIIKISAGYGHSLTLSYDGTICSWGLNSSGEIGDGTTTNRFRPVKVKSPDGTGELSGIIEISAGVSHSVAVKMDGTLWAWGDNTYGQLGINLTERKTLPVQVRGVMNNGFLSGVVGASAGENHTLALLNNGTVYSWGRNSHGQLGNGSSGEGNDRYTPVKVTGLTDVIKVEAGKNLSMALKSDGTLWVWGDGSRGQLGNGLSGSDLFASLPQQVLGLTNIKDISSKDYHVLALKNDGTVWSWGDNWWGQLGDGTSNNSSAIPVQVKDPEGRGFLSDIISISTNYGYSMALKSDGTVWFWGWNYGYLFGKDNSNISALLPYQYPDCDLDTSVEVIYLTMALLPKNAGNIFPPEGIHAYNPGTEVNVRVEANPDYLFSRWSEGTTPYATYNTILMDSTKNVTAYFEKPFTDIGDINKDGIVDIQDVILALRMSIELPLNIGFSTQSYPYLSDTKKAGDMNIDGRVDISDVILILRFALRLDIPPTDPYQPKQVVSGATTSESVSKDIQAETEGVADLKDGTKVKIPLQNKGYNLTLSRVSNHINLNEDLSLNAQDDSSPQISGSLRVLEILFDSVLTDTEKLQLIPTITIPKKEVGTLNLDTVNILRVTERVVEGKVEKEYSLLPAHLDNSGNLTTKDIYLPTQLLKEEALPANRKSGIPPISITYSVLTFQGTINWQRECRLIRTVPDIESEEKRKLFIHLTEEEKEWELKKPIKNVVVLVHGHNEAEKTGLAGQFKLNAPIPWGVDYKVDVWKELYEVFIKEYFDFNSCTVFYEFIYPTWRPIFNHLDNELVKSITEELQTQLNLNREEKDAIPFNLFIVAHSMGGVVSRAGIVKFPEELEERFQQFISWGSPHKGAAMYSLRYQLTSPAYKAKTLTGSIVSSAMAAYVSRTVIDAPGILDLRWENGTGSSKRHLKLDDYFDIKEEYRAQDNIYNLRTGSLIYNKRLEQLNTSDNRGGKYTFMYGITEQGVPLKEIDDMGVGELKDTLQSGEISIGATINRFLVDKGSSTYLGFMESDSDGAVPITSMTGLGLNPSQSYSLGKGVDHESYYRSDSTITAEKTFELLGFKTNPLYDPPEITFTNLVEDQLPIPDINGKITIEGKLDWKSPRNLTKGVKDIKLYKYTYEHDISNGFNWEGQEVPDILQEDWSIDEDGTFAVMCSISEPRKVYAIKTSIIFKDDTEIQEIYMLGSPEENETIASGETVNWSLTGLGKTFGIGESRTGVFHFVNYIYEEPKEGEMPAVNLAVKISPSLKGESKNYLIESQKRNASGSVILEADNVTIDWEKGEQEPADLSLMEVELSTIYENKNEFSVVYILANYIEDEFSRSSELQKVVYISLTPYVMRTREELLPPYHRPPPD